From Nonomuraea helvata, a single genomic window includes:
- a CDS encoding FKBP-type peptidyl-prolyl cis-trans isomerase, with amino-acid sequence MRRRRTAALLPALVLLAGCAGGPQATAGGPDMAAGLDVTVGGLDVTVGGPFGARPTIAFTGGRPAAGLQVDEPATGAGPPLAADDVAIVQYTAHVWDGKDNRLVDSTFDRGTPAAFPAGEGLGGALRGHRVGSRVVAAVPPRTGGAGPGEELLYVVDVLGAHPTGASLEAGGGTLAGVRVTGGARPALAVPTGPPPAAFAVKVLARGDGHATQAGQLVVAQYEGALWSSRRVFDTTWTTGRPKAFRIGDGSVIKGWDRALVGVPAGSRVLMIVPPSYGYGTAGDPAHGITASDTLVFVVDVLAAY; translated from the coding sequence ATGCGCCGCCGCCGTACCGCCGCGTTGCTGCCGGCCCTTGTGCTGCTGGCCGGCTGCGCGGGCGGCCCGCAGGCGACTGCGGGCGGCCCGGACATGGCGGCGGGTCTCGACGTGACAGTGGGCGGTCTCGACGTGACAGTGGGCGGCCCGTTCGGCGCCAGGCCGACGATCGCCTTCACCGGCGGCAGGCCCGCCGCCGGGCTCCAGGTGGACGAGCCGGCCACCGGCGCCGGCCCGCCGCTCGCGGCGGACGACGTGGCGATCGTCCAGTACACCGCGCACGTCTGGGACGGCAAGGACAACCGCCTGGTCGACTCCACCTTCGACCGCGGCACGCCCGCCGCCTTCCCGGCGGGCGAGGGGCTCGGCGGGGCGCTGCGGGGCCACCGGGTGGGCAGCAGGGTCGTCGCCGCGGTCCCGCCCCGGACGGGCGGCGCCGGCCCGGGCGAGGAGCTGCTGTACGTCGTCGACGTCCTCGGCGCCCATCCCACGGGCGCCTCGCTCGAGGCGGGCGGCGGCACGCTGGCCGGCGTGCGCGTCACCGGCGGCGCCCGGCCCGCCCTGGCGGTGCCCACCGGCCCGCCGCCCGCCGCGTTCGCGGTCAAGGTGCTGGCCAGGGGCGACGGGCACGCGACGCAGGCGGGGCAGCTCGTCGTCGCCCAGTACGAGGGCGCGCTCTGGAGCAGCCGCCGCGTCTTCGACACGACCTGGACGACCGGCCGGCCGAAGGCGTTCAGGATCGGCGACGGCAGCGTGATCAAGGGCTGGGACCGGGCCCTGGTGGGCGTGCCCGCCGGCAGCCGGGTCCTGATGATCGTGCCGCCCTCCTACGGGTACGGCACTGCCGGCGACCCCGCCCACGGCATCACGGCCTCCGACACGCTGGTCTTCGTCGTGGACGTGCTGGCCGCGTACTGA
- a CDS encoding helix-turn-helix transcriptional regulator, producing MSSDDLDALALLHDPVRRSLYAVVAARGGDVGRGEAAEAAGVSRTLAGHHLDKLVEAGLLESGFRPQEKKGPGSGRPAKVYRRARGERSVSLPPRDYAALASVLAGVVDALGAEEQAEQAARAAGARMAGKHAGEPVGQVLEARGYEPYEEGGALRLRNCPFHVLAEEQPLLVCSMNLALCQGLLEGLGDDPARAALDPRPGECCVTLKQTDIDIEGG from the coding sequence GTGAGTAGCGACGACCTCGACGCGCTGGCCCTTCTGCACGACCCCGTCCGCCGCAGCCTGTACGCGGTCGTCGCGGCCCGCGGCGGCGACGTGGGCAGGGGAGAGGCGGCCGAGGCCGCGGGCGTGTCCAGGACCCTGGCGGGCCACCACCTCGACAAGCTCGTGGAGGCCGGGCTGCTCGAGAGCGGCTTCCGCCCGCAGGAGAAGAAGGGGCCGGGCAGCGGCCGGCCCGCCAAGGTCTATCGCAGGGCCAGGGGCGAGCGGTCGGTGAGCCTGCCGCCGCGCGACTACGCCGCGCTCGCCTCCGTCCTGGCCGGAGTCGTGGACGCCCTGGGCGCCGAGGAGCAGGCCGAGCAGGCCGCGCGCGCGGCGGGCGCCAGGATGGCCGGCAAGCACGCCGGAGAGCCGGTCGGGCAGGTGCTCGAGGCGCGCGGCTACGAGCCGTACGAGGAGGGCGGCGCGCTGCGGCTGCGCAACTGCCCCTTCCACGTGCTGGCCGAGGAGCAGCCGCTGCTGGTGTGCTCCATGAACCTGGCCCTGTGCCAGGGCCTGCTGGAAGGCCTCGGCGATGACCCGGCCAGGGCCGCGCTCGACCCGCGGCCGGGGGAGTGCTGCGTCACTCTAAAACAAACGGATATTGACATAGAAGGCGGCTGA
- a CDS encoding DUF3291 domain-containing protein, with product MHLAEMNLAHLRAPTDSPELAEFVALLEPINALADEAPGFVWRLKESEDDPTATVIHEYGDHLLINFSVWESLDTLWNYVYRSAHLDVLRRRREWFLRMAEPYMVMWWIPEGHIPTLAEGMRRLERLKAEGPSPEAFTFKDSYDSSEAASLPAAAEATK from the coding sequence ATGCATCTCGCCGAAATGAACCTCGCCCACCTCCGCGCGCCCACCGACAGCCCCGAGCTCGCCGAGTTCGTCGCACTCCTGGAGCCCATCAACGCCCTCGCCGACGAGGCGCCGGGGTTCGTGTGGCGGCTGAAGGAGAGCGAGGACGACCCCACCGCCACCGTCATCCACGAGTACGGCGACCACCTGCTGATCAACTTCTCGGTGTGGGAGTCGCTGGACACCCTGTGGAACTACGTCTACCGCAGCGCCCACCTGGACGTGCTGCGCCGGCGCAGGGAGTGGTTCCTGCGCATGGCCGAGCCGTACATGGTGATGTGGTGGATCCCCGAGGGCCACATCCCCACCCTGGCCGAGGGCATGCGGCGGCTGGAACGCCTCAAGGCCGAAGGCCCGAGCCCCGAGGCGTTCACGTTCAAGGACTCCTACGACAGCAGCGAGGCCGCCAGCCTGCCGGCCGCCGCCGAGGCCACGAAGTAG
- a CDS encoding DUF3866 family protein, protein MIRWRKGEVVRIRREWPGAVELDVAVPEGECRALAYPPLVGRPEPGDEVLLNTTALAMGLGTGGYAMVVAVPNRLPQDPAGPGHLVKARYTPLQATVLGADEQDSPHHERLREADSLDGMPVVVADLHSALPPVLCGLYADRPGTRVAYVMQDGGALPAWFSMAAARLREIGWLAGVVTVGQSFGGDVEAVTVHTGLLAAKHVLEADVAVVAQGPGNLGTGTRWGFSGVSAGEAVNAAGVLLGRPVAALRVSEGDQRERHYGVSHHSLTAYGRVALSPADVPVPVLPGDFGERVRDQAELLAVRHRLVPVPVDGLHEALRESPVRLSTMGRGLEEDLAYFVASAAAGRLAASLLS, encoded by the coding sequence GTGATCAGATGGCGCAAGGGCGAGGTTGTACGGATCCGACGCGAGTGGCCGGGAGCGGTGGAGCTCGACGTCGCCGTCCCCGAGGGGGAGTGCCGGGCGCTGGCGTATCCGCCGTTGGTCGGCCGCCCGGAACCCGGCGACGAGGTGCTGCTCAACACGACCGCACTCGCGATGGGTCTCGGTACGGGAGGTTACGCCATGGTGGTGGCCGTCCCTAACCGTTTGCCGCAAGATCCTGCGGGTCCCGGGCACCTGGTGAAGGCCAGGTACACGCCGCTGCAGGCCACCGTGCTCGGCGCCGACGAGCAGGACTCCCCGCATCACGAGCGGTTGCGCGAGGCCGACTCGCTCGACGGCATGCCCGTCGTCGTGGCCGACCTGCACTCGGCGCTGCCGCCCGTCCTGTGCGGCCTGTACGCCGACCGGCCCGGCACGCGGGTGGCGTACGTGATGCAGGACGGCGGGGCGCTGCCGGCGTGGTTCTCGATGGCCGCGGCCCGGCTGCGGGAGATCGGCTGGCTGGCGGGCGTGGTGACGGTCGGGCAGTCGTTCGGCGGGGACGTGGAGGCGGTCACCGTCCACACCGGGCTGCTGGCGGCCAAGCACGTGCTGGAGGCCGACGTGGCGGTCGTCGCGCAGGGCCCCGGCAACCTGGGCACGGGCACCCGGTGGGGCTTCTCCGGCGTGTCGGCCGGCGAGGCGGTGAACGCGGCGGGCGTGCTGCTCGGCCGGCCTGTGGCGGCGCTGCGCGTCAGCGAGGGCGACCAGCGCGAGCGCCACTACGGCGTCTCACACCACTCGCTGACCGCCTACGGCCGCGTCGCGCTCTCCCCCGCCGACGTGCCGGTGCCCGTGCTGCCCGGGGACTTCGGCGAGCGGGTCAGGGACCAGGCCGAGCTGCTGGCCGTGCGGCACCGCCTGGTGCCGGTGCCGGTGGACGGCCTGCACGAGGCGCTGCGCGAGTCCCCGGTGCGGCTCTCGACGATGGGCAGGGGTCTGGAGGAGGACCTGGCCTACTTCGTGGCCTCGGCGGCGGCCGGCAGGCTGGCGGCCTCGCTGCTGTCGTAG
- a CDS encoding helix-turn-helix transcriptional regulator, giving the protein MSRRKTERLLNLVICLLATRRPLSAEQIRHVVPGYDRDGDEAFQRMFERDKNELREIGIPIDVVRDPWEDEPGYRIERQSYELPEITLEPDEAAVLGLAAQVWQRASLAEAASGALLKLRAGGVATDQPLGAGALELRVDTRDPAFPALWDAVRDRRAVRFDYRSAGSENVRARTVEPWGVVSRNGRWYLAGFDRGRQAPRVFRLSRIPGQVTVLGKAGAFEVPEGVDLRGMVGFPDDSPDERVAVIRVRRGTCEGLRQLATAVRAGDGGWDEAELSFFDPERLAGWMASLGADVEVVEPPDAREAVIRRLKGAAAS; this is encoded by the coding sequence ATGTCGCGCCGGAAGACGGAACGGTTGCTCAATCTGGTTATCTGCCTGCTCGCCACCCGGCGGCCGTTGTCGGCCGAGCAGATCCGCCACGTGGTGCCCGGCTACGACCGCGACGGCGACGAGGCGTTCCAGCGCATGTTCGAGCGCGACAAGAACGAGCTGCGCGAGATCGGCATCCCCATCGACGTGGTGCGCGATCCCTGGGAGGACGAGCCGGGCTACCGGATCGAGCGGCAGTCGTACGAGCTGCCCGAGATCACCCTGGAGCCCGACGAGGCCGCCGTGCTGGGCCTGGCCGCGCAGGTGTGGCAGCGGGCCAGCCTGGCCGAGGCCGCCTCCGGGGCGCTGCTGAAGCTGCGCGCCGGCGGCGTGGCCACCGACCAGCCGCTCGGCGCCGGGGCGCTGGAGCTGCGCGTCGACACCCGCGACCCGGCCTTCCCCGCGCTGTGGGACGCCGTGCGCGACCGGCGCGCGGTCCGCTTCGACTACCGCAGCGCCGGCAGCGAGAACGTGCGCGCCCGCACCGTGGAGCCGTGGGGCGTGGTCAGCCGCAACGGCCGCTGGTACCTCGCCGGGTTCGACCGCGGCAGGCAGGCGCCGCGCGTCTTCCGGCTCAGCCGGATCCCTGGGCAGGTCACCGTCCTGGGCAAGGCGGGGGCGTTCGAGGTGCCCGAAGGGGTGGATCTGCGGGGTATGGTCGGCTTTCCCGACGACTCGCCGGACGAGCGCGTGGCCGTCATCCGCGTACGCCGCGGGACGTGCGAAGGGCTGCGCCAGCTGGCCACGGCCGTGCGCGCGGGCGACGGCGGCTGGGACGAGGCCGAGCTGTCCTTCTTCGACCCCGAACGCCTGGCCGGCTGGATGGCCAGCCTCGGCGCCGACGTGGAGGTCGTCGAGCCGCCGGACGCCCGCGAGGCCGTCATCCGCCGACTGAAAGGGGCAGCAGCATCGTGA
- a CDS encoding helix-turn-helix transcriptional regulator translates to MSGSADRLPRLLALVPYLMSHPGAQVGEVAAVFGLSEKQLIDDLQLVWMCGLPGHTPGDLIDVSWDGGEIIIDNADTIARPLRLGIDEASALLVALRMLAATPELAEVPGDALPRVTAKLERAAGEGAATVSSQLAVDVDAAPDALPRVREGLTRGRRLSLRYYVPGRDEVTPREVDPMRIVVVDGRTYLEGWCYRAEAMRLFRLDRMLGVDVLDVPADPPEEAEPIDVTRGVFRPSPTDELVELELSAAGRWVAEYYPCEQVTELGEGRLRVALRARDEDWILKLALRLGDTGRVVSPPEMAETVRQEAERALALYAHQS, encoded by the coding sequence ATGAGTGGGTCCGCTGACAGGCTGCCGAGGTTGCTGGCGCTCGTGCCGTACCTGATGTCCCATCCGGGGGCGCAGGTCGGCGAGGTGGCCGCGGTGTTCGGGCTGAGCGAGAAGCAGCTCATCGACGACCTGCAGCTCGTGTGGATGTGCGGCCTGCCGGGCCACACCCCGGGCGACCTCATCGACGTCTCCTGGGACGGCGGCGAGATCATCATCGACAACGCCGACACCATCGCCAGGCCGCTGCGGCTCGGCATCGACGAGGCCAGCGCGCTGCTGGTCGCCCTGCGCATGCTCGCCGCCACCCCCGAGCTCGCCGAAGTGCCCGGCGACGCGCTGCCCCGGGTGACGGCCAAGCTCGAGCGGGCCGCGGGCGAGGGCGCCGCCACCGTCAGCAGCCAGCTCGCCGTCGACGTGGACGCCGCCCCCGACGCGCTGCCGCGCGTGCGCGAAGGGCTCACCAGGGGACGGCGGCTGTCGCTGCGCTACTACGTGCCGGGGCGCGACGAGGTGACGCCGCGCGAGGTCGACCCCATGCGGATCGTGGTCGTGGACGGCCGGACCTACCTCGAGGGATGGTGCTACCGCGCCGAGGCGATGCGGCTGTTCAGGCTCGACCGGATGCTCGGCGTGGACGTGCTCGACGTGCCCGCCGATCCGCCGGAGGAGGCCGAGCCCATCGACGTCACCCGGGGCGTCTTCCGTCCGTCGCCCACCGACGAGCTGGTCGAGCTGGAGCTCAGCGCCGCCGGACGGTGGGTGGCCGAGTACTACCCGTGCGAGCAGGTCACCGAGCTGGGCGAGGGGCGCCTGCGGGTGGCGCTGCGGGCCCGCGACGAGGACTGGATACTCAAGCTGGCGCTGCGCCTGGGCGACACCGGCCGGGTCGTCTCGCCGCCGGAGATGGCCGAGACCGTACGGCAGGAGGCCGAGCGCGCCCTGGCCCTGTACGCTCACCAGTCATGA
- the tatA gene encoding Sec-independent protein translocase subunit TatA, producing MSNLGVPELLIIALVLVLLFGAKKLPEMARGVGRSLRIFKSETAKLREDDDDTHTVQAQAQAPAQPQPAQPQPAPQIQAPPALSVEEQARQLEEQAAKLRASAAQADKHA from the coding sequence ATGTCGAATCTCGGAGTTCCCGAACTTCTGATCATCGCGCTGGTGCTCGTGTTGCTGTTCGGTGCCAAGAAGCTGCCCGAGATGGCCCGCGGCGTCGGCAGGTCGCTGCGCATCTTCAAGTCCGAGACGGCCAAGCTGCGCGAGGACGACGACGACACCCACACCGTCCAGGCCCAGGCACAGGCACCCGCTCAGCCGCAGCCCGCCCAGCCGCAGCCCGCGCCGCAGATCCAGGCCCCGCCCGCGCTCTCGGTCGAGGAGCAGGCCAGGCAGCTGGAGGAGCAGGCCGCCAAGCTGCGCGCCAGCGCCGCCCAGGCCGACAAGCACGCCTGA
- the tatC gene encoding twin-arginine translocase subunit TatC yields the protein MALLKRSSQPAPDPEGRMPLMEHLRELRNRLLIAAIAVVVGIIIGWIFFDPVWAFIKEPFCETPQAQQLRPGQCTLTYGGIFQSFFLTLKISALVGVLVSSPVWLYQIWAFVTPALYRNEKRYSIAFLGLAIPLFGVGAVLAYVIMDTSLAILLGFAPSDTLPVIQIDEYVNYVLIMIVIFGVSFELPLLLVFLNIIGVLPHATVKKHRRWVVFAMFVFGAVITPGGDPLTMMALAAPMVVLYFLAEFFMYMREKRMPATEDFSHLSDDEASPLVEDSASLDDERPGEDSGSAR from the coding sequence ATGGCGCTGCTCAAACGGTCAAGCCAGCCCGCGCCTGACCCCGAGGGCCGCATGCCCCTCATGGAGCACCTGCGCGAGCTGCGCAACCGGCTGCTCATCGCGGCTATCGCCGTCGTCGTGGGCATCATCATCGGGTGGATCTTCTTCGATCCGGTCTGGGCGTTCATCAAGGAGCCGTTCTGCGAGACGCCGCAAGCCCAGCAGTTGCGCCCAGGCCAGTGCACGCTGACCTACGGCGGCATCTTCCAGTCGTTCTTCCTGACACTGAAGATCTCGGCGCTGGTCGGCGTCCTCGTGTCCTCACCCGTCTGGCTCTACCAGATCTGGGCCTTCGTCACCCCGGCCCTCTACCGTAACGAGAAGCGTTACTCGATCGCCTTCCTCGGGCTGGCCATCCCGCTGTTCGGGGTCGGCGCCGTGCTCGCGTACGTGATCATGGACACCAGCCTGGCCATCCTGCTCGGGTTCGCACCGAGCGACACCTTGCCAGTCATCCAGATCGACGAGTACGTCAACTACGTACTCATCATGATCGTGATCTTCGGCGTCTCGTTCGAGCTGCCGTTGCTCCTGGTGTTCCTCAACATCATCGGCGTGCTTCCCCACGCCACGGTCAAGAAGCACCGCCGCTGGGTGGTCTTCGCCATGTTCGTCTTCGGCGCGGTCATCACGCCCGGCGGCGATCCGCTGACGATGATGGCGCTGGCCGCGCCCATGGTCGTGCTCTACTTCCTGGCCGAGTTCTTCATGTACATGCGCGAGAAGCGCATGCCCGCCACCGAGGACTTCTCCCATCTGTCCGACGACGAGGCCTCGCCGCTGGTTGAGGACTCCGCCTCGCTCGATGACGAGCGCCCCGGGGAGGATTCCGGTTCGGCGCGATAG
- a CDS encoding diacylglycerol/lipid kinase family protein, with protein sequence MSPQLALLVNPAARGGRTVRLLEPVARRLRAGGAELSVIVGDDAADALERACTAVVERPDALVAFGGDGLVHLAVQAVAGTGVPLGIIPAGTGNDIAAALGLPCDDPVAAARTVLRMKPRLFDAARIVAGSADELFAGVMCCGFDSRVNERANRLTWPPGMGRYVLATAQELRSFRPIPFRVTLDEDEVVEREVMLVAVGNTRSYGAGMRVCPDARPDDGLLDVMMLDAVSKAEFVRVFPSVYRGTHVGHPAVSVRRVRSVRLEAPDVVAYADGERVGSAPVHCEVRPGALRVLV encoded by the coding sequence GTGTCCCCTCAACTCGCCCTGCTCGTCAACCCCGCCGCCCGCGGCGGCCGCACGGTGCGCCTGCTGGAGCCCGTGGCGCGGCGGCTGCGTGCCGGAGGGGCCGAGCTGTCGGTGATCGTCGGCGACGACGCCGCCGACGCGCTGGAACGCGCCTGCACCGCCGTGGTCGAGCGCCCCGACGCGCTCGTGGCCTTCGGCGGCGACGGGCTGGTCCACCTGGCCGTCCAGGCCGTGGCCGGCACCGGCGTGCCGCTCGGCATCATCCCGGCCGGCACCGGCAACGACATCGCGGCCGCGCTCGGGCTGCCCTGCGATGACCCCGTCGCCGCCGCCCGCACGGTGCTGCGCATGAAGCCGCGCCTGTTCGACGCCGCCCGGATCGTGGCCGGATCCGCCGACGAGCTGTTCGCGGGGGTGATGTGCTGCGGCTTCGACTCCCGCGTGAACGAGCGGGCCAACCGCCTGACCTGGCCGCCCGGCATGGGCCGGTACGTGCTGGCCACGGCGCAGGAGCTGCGGTCCTTCCGGCCGATCCCGTTCCGGGTGACCCTCGACGAGGACGAGGTCGTCGAGCGGGAGGTCATGCTGGTCGCCGTGGGCAACACGCGCTCCTACGGGGCGGGCATGCGGGTGTGCCCGGACGCGCGGCCCGACGACGGGCTGCTGGACGTGATGATGCTGGACGCCGTGTCGAAGGCCGAGTTCGTGCGGGTGTTCCCGAGCGTGTACCGGGGGACGCACGTGGGGCATCCGGCGGTGTCGGTGCGGCGGGTGCGCAGCGTGCGGCTGGAGGCTCCCGACGTGGTCGCCTACGCCGACGGTGAGCGCGTGGGATCGGCGCCGGTGCACTGCGAGGTGCGCCCCGGAGCGCTGCGCGTGCTCGTTTGA